One Elaeis guineensis isolate ETL-2024a chromosome 10, EG11, whole genome shotgun sequence genomic window carries:
- the LOC105052394 gene encoding ABSCISIC ACID-INSENSITIVE 5-like protein 2 — translation MASQGGGGSGGQRFQIESLARQGFLYSLTLNEVQSHFGEPLTSMNLDELLKSVFPEGNQSLGMDLDAATSQYTSSSGLQRQGSITMPQALSKKTVDEVWRDIQQGQHKSIEEQRSGRERQVTLGEMTLEDFLVKAGVVVEGSAKDANDMMRSVGPVGSANPVGGPQDFGQGAHWLQQYRQMSAMDQHQQGQQSMMGAYVPSRPVPQPLGLGASPILDAVFPDGQMSISSPGLGALSDPQTPGRKRAASGDKTDKLVERRQKRMIKNRESAARSRARKQAYTNELEYKVSRLEEENERLKKQKELDKILFSMPLPEPRYQLRRTSSASF, via the exons ATGGCGTCACAGGGTGGTGGCGGCAGTGGAGGGCAGCGATTCCAGATTGAGAGCTTAGCGAGGCAAGGATTTCTTTATAGCCTTACCCTCAATGAGGTCCAGAGCCACTTTGGTGAACCCTTGACCAGCATGAACCTTGATGAGCTCCTCAAAAGCGTGTTCCCAGAAGGCAACCAATCCTTGGGAATGGACCTGGACGCTGCCACCAGCCAATATACCTCTAGTTCTGGCCTCCAGCGCCAGGGAAGTATTACCATGCCACAGGCCCTAAGCAAGAAGACAGTGGATGAGGTGTGGAGAGATATCCAGCAGGGGCAGCACAAGAGCATCGAGGAGCAGAGATCAGGTCGTGAGAGGCAGGTGACGCTTGGAGAGATGACACTGGAGGATTTTCTGGTGAAGGCCGGGGTGGTTGTGGAGGGCTCTGCTAAGGATGCGAATGATATGATGAGGAGTGTGGGTCCTGTTGGAAGTGCCAATCCAGTGGGTGGGCCGCAGGATTTTGGACAAGGGGCACATTGGTTGCAGCAGTATCGTCAGATGTCTGCCATGGATCAGCATCAGCAGGGGCAGCAAAGCATGATGGGTGCTTATGTGCCAAGCCGTCCGGTCCCTCAGCCTTTGGGTCTTGGCGCCAGCCCTATTTTGGATGCTGTCTTCCCTGATGGCCAGATGAGCATTTCATCTCCTGGATTGGGGGCACTCTCTGATCCACAGACACCAGGTCGTAAACGAGCAGCTTCAGGGGACAAGACAGATAAATTAGTGGAGAGGAGGCAGAAGAGGATGATCAAGAATCGGGAGTCTGCTGCCCGTTCAAGAGCTAGGAAGCAG GCCTACACAAATGAGCTGGAATACAAGGTTTCCCGTCTTGAAGAGGAAAATGAGAGactgaagaagcagaag GAATTGGACAAGATACTGTTCTCCATGCCTCTGCCAGAACCGAGGTATCAACTTCGGAGAACAAGTTCAGCTTCCTTCTGA